One stretch of Cryptococcus decagattii chromosome 10, complete sequence DNA includes these proteins:
- a CDS encoding ribosomal protein L19, which yields MLNLVRPLSRSLRYFSSTPAPPSSYPYNPSAIPRPSTTPLPPPRALLHPKNGWSLITHLNNTAYQSPWAHLFARRGRDRLPTGSVITVITYTDPAKKSKSPFSGVLMGTKRRGVDTSFRLRNIVNKAGVEMSFKLNSPLISDIKVVKRAEKAKGQLKDLKRAKVNYLRERPAVMAAIARALKTAKQNVAGES from the exons ATGTTAAACCTAGTGCGCCCATTGAGCCGCTCCCTGAGATACTTTTCATCCACCCCCGCCCCCCCCTCAT CGTACCCATACAACCCCTCTGCGATCCCCCGGCCATCAACGacccccctcccccccccaCGTGCGCTCCTACACCCTAAAAACGGATGGTCCTTAATTACACACCTAAATAACACCGCGTATCAATCACCCTGGGCCCACCTCTTTGCCCGTCGCGGCAGAGACCGTTTGCCCACAGGCTCAGTTATCACCGTCATCACCTACACTGACCCtgcgaagaagagcaaaTCTCCATTCAGCGGCGTCCTCATGGGCACAAAGCGTCGTGGTGTAGACACCTCGTTCCGTCTCAGGAATATCGTCAACAAGGCCGGCGTCGAAATGTCCTTCAAGTTGAATTCACCATTGATCTCCGACATCAAAGTCGTCAAGCGCGcagaaaaggcaaagggCCAGTTGAAGGATCTCAAGAGGGCAAAGGTTAATTATCTGCGAGAGAGACCTGCAGTTATGGCAGCTATTGCCAGGGCCTTGAAGACGGCCAAGCAGAATGTAGCGGGCGAGTCGTAG
- a CDS encoding NADH-ubiquinone oxidoreductase 49 kDa subunit, mitochondrial, which produces MLKNLRPLLRTVPAPYRSAFRPLSTTSKAFAAAAAHGGSPVRAHSVEELHALTAEEILKEGGVRKEAEMRHFTVNFGPQHPAAHGVLRLILELNGEEILRADPHIGLLHRGTEKLIEYKNYTQALPYFDRLDYVSMMTNELCYSIAVERLLNIEVPERAKWIRTLFGEITRVLNHLMAVLTHAMDVGALTPFLWGFEEREKLMEFYERVSGARMHAAYVRPGGVAFDLPHGLLDDIFKWATQFSSRVDEIEEVVTGNRIWKQRTIGIGPVTAQQALDYSFSGVMLRGSGIPWDIRKVAPYDAYDKVEFDVPVGKNGDCYDRYLCRVQEFRESLRIIGQCLNKIPDGAYKVDDHKIVPPPRASMKESMESLIHHFKIFSEGYSVPPGETYAAIEAPKGEMGVYLVSDGTNRPYKCKIRAPGFAHLAGADFMMRHHFLPDAVAIIGTMDLVFGEVDR; this is translated from the exons ATGCTTAAAAACCTCCGGCCTCTCCTCCGAACTGTGCCGGCCCCATATCGATCAGCCTTCAGGCCGCTTTCCACCACATCAAAAGCGTTTGCTGCAGCTGCAGCCCATGGAGGTTCGCCCGTCCGGGCCCACTCTGTAGAAGA GCTCCATGCGTTAACTGCGGAAGAAATCTTGAAGGAAGGGGGAGTGAGGAAAGAGGCGGAGATGAGACACTTTACAG TCAATTTTGGTCCCCAACATCCTGCCGCGCACGGTGTGCTTCGACTTATCCTCGAACTTAACGGTGAA GAAATCCTTCGTGCCGACCCACACAttggtcttcttcatcgagGTACCGAAAAACTCATCGAGTACAAGAACTATACACAGGCTTTGCCCTACTTTGACCGACTGGACTATGTTTCTATGA TGACCAACGAGTTGTGTTACTCGATTGCTGTTGAGAGATTGCTCAATATTGAAGTACCGGAACGAGCCAAGTGGATTAGAACATTGTTTGGAGAAATCACCCGTGTCCTCAACCATCTTATGGCCGTCTTGAC TCACGCGATGGATGTTGGTGCTCTTACTCCCTTCTTGTGGGGTTTCGAGGAGCGTGAAAAGCTCATGGAGTTTTACGAACGAGTATCCGGAGCCCGTATGCACGCTGCCTACGTCCGACCCGGTGGTGTCGCATTCGATCTCCCGCACGGCTTGCTCGACGATATTTTCAAGTGGGCGACGCAATTCTCCTCTCGAGTagatgagattgaggagGTTGTTACTGGAAACAGAATTTGGAAGCAGAGAACGATTGGTATTGGACCTGTGACTGCTCAACAAGCGCTGGACTACAGTTTCTCCGGTGTTATGCTGAGAGGTAGTGGTATTCCTTGGGATATCCGAAAGGTGGCACCGTATGATGCGTACGACAAGGTGGAGTTTGACGTTCCTGTTGGCAAGAACGGTGACTGCt ATGACCGATACCTCTGCCGAGTGCAAGAATTCCGAGAGTCCCTTCGAATCATCGGCCAGTGTCTTAACAAGATCCCTGATGGTGCTTACAAGGTTGATGACCACAAGATTGTCCCTCCCCCTCGAGCTTCCATGAAGGAAAGCATGGAGAGTCTTATCCACCACTTCAAG ATCTTCTCTGAAGGCTACTCTGTCCCTCCCGGAGAAACATACGCTGCTATCGAAGCCCCCAAGGGTGAGATGGGTGTCTACCTCGTTTCCGACGGCACCAACCGCCCGTACAAGTGCAAGATCCGAGCACCCGGTTTCGCCCACTTGGCTGGAGCGGACTTTATGATGAGGCACCACTTCTTGCCGGACGCAGTCGCTATCATTGGTACTATGGACTTGGTGTTCGGAGAGGTTGACAGGTAG